GACGCGCCGTGAACTCAAGTTcattggcagcaacaacaacggcaccATTCCCATTCCCGCCAGCGTCACGAGTGCCAACAATGGCAACTTGGGcgtgccacagcaacagcgtcTGCTGCCGGACAAACGCAAGCCGGGCATGCGCTTTGATACGCACAGTCACGATCACGATGGCGACATCGAGGACATCTCCGATGGCGAGCGAACCAGCTCAGAACACGGCATGTTCTACAACAATCTGGCGCCGAGCACGCCCACGTAAGTTGAGCAAGGGAGTGTAGGACAACCTAGCCCCTAactattgattttaaatacatttgctGACACATTTATTGCACTTGCAGTGACTTCAAGGTGACCGCCATGAACGAGGACGAGTTGCGCAAGTCGGTGCGCCGGCAGAAATTCGAGAAATCTGGACTTCAGCTGCCGCCCGCCAGCGGCAATGGGAGCACCCACACAGCCAGCACGGGCACAGGTACCGGCACTTCGGATACCGAGGACGAGGGCTCCACTCCGAGTGCGGAGAATGCTGAGCGTTCGTTGGCCTCAACGCTGGGCGGCAGTTCGGAGAATTTGCAGCAGGGTCGAGACAGTTTTCTGCATGCGGCGCTGCCCGAAGGACCTGGACTGTTATTGGAACGCGGTGCCACCAGTAAGTAATCAAGAAGATGGAATTTAATCTCAAACTAATTGGGGGAATTTGCCTGGATTATCCCTTGACAGGTCGTCGCAGCATCAGCGCCAAGCACAACACGGAGAATGGCAAGGGAGGCGTTGCGGCGCCGCCAACCATCACCAAGTCATACACGAGTACCAAGAAGGAGGAGCTGTTGCAGGTCATCAACAAGGTCAAACAGCAGTTAGAGAATGTGAGTAGAGAGAAGTATTCAATCTGTCTCTGACTTGTACTTTTCTTTGATTACctcaattttgatttgtattcttgtgtttttttttttgtttttaatttttatgtttatgttttattcCCTCATTCCCTCTCTATGTGTTGCATCATTGCTTTGGTGTCTGTTTTGCACACACTCTCTACACTCGAACCCTTTACTCCTATTTAGGGCACGCGCAAAAATGGCATTAAAAAGTTGAATGCCATAGCTGAGGTGAGCACTTGAGTTGCCTACGAGTTGCTCTCGTAATTCGTATCTCTTATTTATTGATCGTTAATGTTAACGCTTTTACGACTCACTCACTCACCTTTGACGTCTTTCTCTGCTTCATTGCCATTGCATATTTTGCCTAATTAGGCCCTAACCAATTGAATTGTTCGCCCTTTGCGACTGGGCTTAAACAGCAATAGTTTGTTAATCCATTTAACATTCACTAATTGCATCAACTCGCGCTCAAcacattttgacattttacAAGAGCATAAGCTCAtctcaaaaattttaatatactttcGTTAATTAAGGATTTTCCATTGATGTGAAagaaatgttatatttaaataaatttacaataaacTGTAAACCTGTAAACCGCAGTTATcgaatgaaattaattaaaacaatagTTTGCCTTGAGGAAAATCAGATTTGCAATATGAATAGAAACATTGTTAACAAAACTAACTattcatatgtattttaaaaaaaaacaaacaacaacttcaaaaaGCCATACAATTTtcaccaaacaaaaaatattctatttcttatttcacttaaataatttcttattcTATGCATTTGATCATCATATCATCTTAcaattaacttaaattaataatcCGTAGCAAACCGATCAACATTAATATCACtattaaaaaacgaaaaatttaaaaaaagtattttgcatCGGCCGGGAATCGAACCCGGGCCGCCCGCGTGGCAGGCGAGCATTCTACCACTGAACCACCGATGCCTGTTGTACTAAAGTTGGAAAGAGACCCAAAAGAGGAGTCTGCAGCAGTGTAGACAAGTTTTGGCTGTTGCTAAAAATAGACTTGTGCCTGCAAATAGAAAACTAATCGCAGCATACCGAAGACTGAAATAGCATAACTCACCACATGCGCGCTTGCTAACAGCTGAAcccaccacagcaacaacaacaacagcctcTTAAGACTTTGGCTGAGCTAATGCTTAACTATTCGCTCACGTAACTACAGCTGACTAACGcattctctttctttctgtctttccctctctcttgtTTGACCCAACAGGTCGGCCATAGACCGCTGCGAGGCAGCCACAGCATCTCGGATCTGAGTCTGGCGGCCAATTTGGATGGCTCTCGCAGTGCTGGAGCATCGCGCTACTCGAAGCCAGGTAAGCGTAATGTGTAATTAGTTCGCATTAAGTGAAGTTGCAGATTCGCCCCTCCAAGGGGTGAAGAACTATTcccaatgtgtgtgtttttgaaCTGTAGGCTAATTCGACATTTACTTTTGCCACCTTGTTGTTTGCCTcgtccctctctctttctctctctctctttttgtctttctctctctctctaaaaATTGCTCTCCTGCTGGTAATGACATATAATGTTGGTAACATGAATAATcgaaatttgttgttgtatgctAATCATTTTTGCCGTGTAATTTTGTTGAGTAACCAAAGCAGTTCCTTCCCACGAACCTTCACAGTATCACAGTATTAGAGCTAACCCAACACAGCCATCGCAGCAGTCGCCTCAACTCCCTCAGCAGCCAACTGTTCCTCccccacagcagcagcaggaattGGCACCGCAATACTTTAACTGTGCGGCACCCAAGTCAAAGCTGCAACAGAATTTCCAAACAATGCGGCAGGTGCAACAGCACTATCCGCCCTATCCACACCATGTGGGCGTGCATCAGATACATCCGCCTCCTGGCGTGCCCTTTGCCACCAGCAATGCCCCCTCGTCGCGCCCCTACTCGGCACAAACGGCACCCAGACTCGGCGCCGCTGCCAAGCGTAATCCGGCTGGCAACAATCGACGCACGCCAAGCATACTCAAGCACTATAAATCCTGCCCAGTGTCGCCGGTGCACGAGGAAGTGGAATGGTCGGCGGAACAGGATCATCATCACCGTGTGGTGCCCGTGGAGCCGAAGCGTCATTCGGTCTATGCGGATGATGCACGTACCATACTGGATATGATACATGCCGACACAGAGAAAATGATCGATGAGATCACACGCAAGTATGGCGATCTCGATGATCTGCCCATGCAGATGCCAGCACTGCCCAACTCCTGCTCCATGCCAGCGAATCTGCGTGGCCTAGGCTCCACGGGTGATTCAACGCCCACAGCCTCGACGCCGCCACGTGGACGCACTCAGTACACGACGCAGTATGTGTATCGCGAGATCTATCAGTGTGAGCGCAAAGTCTCGCTGTCGGACATCCTCAAGCCAGAGCAGTTTGCGGCCACCCAACAGCGGCTGGAAGAGGCGCGCTTCCTGGAGACGCAACGCCACTCGAGCGCCAGCTTCTTCCTGAGTAGCGCTGGCCAGTTGCCGCATGAGCTCAGCCAAGAGTCGCTGCTCTCGGATGGCGGCAGCTATTGCAACAGCCTGGAGAGTGTGCTCTCCGACGAGAGCGACTGCAAGAGTGCACCGCTTGAGCCGCCGCAGCGTCCGATGCAGGCGATGCAATGCCATGCGGGCATACGGAACTTTATACTCCATGGACCCGTCTCCAAGTCGTACGGCAACAGTCCCAATACCTATGGCAACTTCGATTACTATATGCGCCAGCAAGCGGCTGCAACAGCGGCCACCTACGACAGCTTTGATGTGACAGGCTACAATCTTAACCCTCTTAAACCGCTGCCCAACTCCAAGACGTATCCACGTCTCGCTCAGGCGCCGACCACTGTGGAGCATATTCCCACAATGCGCTCGAAGAACAAGCAATACAATTCGGGCGTGAACAAGAGTCTCAGCACGGACTTTGcccagcagcggcagcaacgcAATTCAAATCCACTTGCGCAGAATCAAACACGATCCTCGAATGGCGAGCCACTGTTTGTGCGCAAGCCACTCAAGCCAAAGCCTCCCATTCCTGCCAAGCCGCAGAATCTTGTGTCGACGCTCAGCAGCGTGgagaagaagcaacagcagccagtaTCCAGTTCACGAACTGCCAGCGTTGTGCGTCAATTCGAGCACAATCTGCAGAAGTTTGAGCGCGAGAAGCAACGTTCTCAGCAGCGATCCACGCCAGCGATGAGGAGTTCGGTAAGCAGCGGCGCCCTGGCCACACACAGTTGCCTGAAGAAGGTATCGCGATTCGATACCAGCGAGAGCGGCCGTCGAGCAACGAGTGTGCGCCAGAAGACGCGTCCCAAGATCAGCGTGCGCTTCAATACGGTCTCGCAGATTAAGTATACGCCCAGTGCGAAGCGCAACGCTTGCAACAGCAATGAACAAGAGACTGAAATGGAGCTGGATACTGGTGCATTGGTGGGTAGCCTGCCCAGTGATTATGGTGGCGAGCGCAGCTTTGAAATGTACTTTGCCGAGAATGGCAATGCACCCGAGAATCTGGAGCATATGCAGAGTCTTAAGCTTTACACAAAGCCACAGCTGCAGGCTGTGGTGGATGAGATACAACAGGAACGACAGCAGGAGCGAGCCAAGCACAAGAAGAACATGGACAATGCGGAGCGATCGAGTTCGACGAGCCATCAGTGCCAGAATATTGCGGCCAAGATTGATATTATCGAGAAACTGATTGCCATGGAGGAGCGCAAAATGGAGCAGATTCGTTTGGCAACTGAAACGCGATTGCGTCCATTTGCCTGCAACTCCAAGCAGAAGGGTTATGTCAAGAGTCTGACCATGAACTTTGATATGTTGGCACGTTCGCATGATCCTCCAGACgacgagcaacagcagcagcaatccgGGCTGGAGCCTGGTCCAGATGCGGATCTGTGTGCTTATGCGAGGCACATTAGACGCAACTGCAGTCTGCCCGATGTTCTCGAGAGTGCTGATGGCTTTGGCTACGGCAACGATGTAGAGCTGGCCAGAGAAGTGATAGCCGACGATGACGATCAGGATGATGATCGTAATGATCGTGATGAGGACAAGCATCAGCTGGAGGACATGGAAGGTTTGCTGCTCTCGCTGTTgtgccaaacacacacacacaaaaacatacATCACTATTTTCAGTTTCTTACTCGCGTTTGTTGCACCCTCCAAACTCTTGCATTCTTAGCTTTTATGTTGAACACACTTCCATATGCATTAGCTGATAGATTAGCGCACCCGTGTCTGTCCTGGCATGTTTTGATCCCTCAACTGATAACTGTCTATGCCTACTTACAGGTAATCCCAAAATGCTCAATCCCATGCCCATCGAGGAGTCGTCGTCATCGATTCGTCGCGCTTGCTCCTTGAGCGATCTGCACATGGGCAACTTTGGCAAGCGTAAGCGACActttctcttcctctctctatATCTCTTCAATGCTTGTAAACTAACTCTCATAACTGATctatatttcacaaatttacAGCCAGCAAGTCGAATGGCAGCTCACAGAAGGCAGCGACGCCGCATCGCAATGGCAACATTAATCGCTCAACCAGCAAACGCAACAGCCTGCAGGGCAAGTCCGGTCTGGGAGCCTCCAGCAACTCCATGAATGTGCTAAATCAGGCGGTAAGTATAGCACTTTTGCAATATAAGAGTTTGtgtataagaataataatttatctATCACTATAGAGCGACTCGGAACAAGAGGACAGCAATCGTCTGCGCAGCGCAGCCAATGGCCAGAATCGCAACAATGGTCCCATTGGTAAGActtataattaaaagtaatctCTGGCATAGATTAACTCAAACTCTTCTCTCTTTTCGACACTCTGCAGCAGCCAATCGACAGTAcggcaacaagagcaacaacaccaacagcaatcGACGCAAGATGCCCAATTTTAATGGTGGTAATTGACTTGatcacaaataaattgaatctTGTACTAATTGGTTTGACTTTCCTCCTCGTCAGGCACAAATCTGCAAGATGACTCCAGCTCGGAGGAGACGCCCAACAATGTGGCCAGCAATAAGCCTGTGGTGCCGCCTCGGCCACGTAACCTCGGCTTCGATCATAAGACTAAACTCATTGTCAACAGCCCGGGCAATGTGGCTAAGCAGCGAGTCGCTGGAGCAGAGGACTATGATGGGGAAGATCGTAAGTAAAGAGAACTTTAAATCTAATTCATAATTACACATATTTAACTTAGGCAGTTATATGCTAAAAGGACtctatattttcaaaatgttcatATTGTCTGATGAAGAGAGAAAAGTTTACCtagcaattattatattgcatataaaacatattgaatttgaatataattattcacaattattcatttagttaacaataattaataagcaATTTATCGCCTTTCAGCTGAGGCCCAAGTACACAATGTGATCAATAAGCTTTACACGACTACGCAGGCGGCAATGAAGCTGCACGCGAATCTGAAAAACTCGCTGCTGCTAAAAGAGCTGGAGAATGCGGTGATTATGTCCCACAACATGTTAGGCAATATCACTTACAACAGGTAATTATAGAAGAAACTAATTAGTAAAACTAATTCATAATtcattaatgaaataaatctaTTTTGCAGACAAAACGAAAGATTGCTCTCGAATCAAGGCAACAATCATGCTGGCAGCGGAGGAATacaaggaggaggaggtgatAATGGAGGGGGAATCAATCATGAACAGGATAATGGCGACTATCTGATGATGGTCAATAATTGTGCCGATCTATTGAGTAATTTACGCACCAAGAACAAACCCGATGACTGTGAGAATAACTCCTAGTGTGTAGCGCATAGAATAGGTtaactgacaacaacaacacaacaaatacaaccacaacaacaacacaatgggctaaaacaaactaatatttattaaaaaacgaAATCCAATCAGCTaacaaagagacagagagagagataaataAATGCACCAACTAATTTGCAATTATGTAAAACGCATATGCATTAACGGCTATTGTAAAGTTTATTCATTATGATCATATTATAATTactatacacatatacatattatatatcttTTAAGTCGAAGTCTTGTAGTTCTTAAGTTTCTCTAGAGAGTGTGTACGCGTGCATTTTGTGTTTGATTTTGGCCTTAATTTGTAGGTAAATCACTTTTGTATAGCCTGAATTCAATTCGTAGCGTGTCAAGTTGAATTAAGTAATCATTATTTTCGTATATGTTAAGTGTTATTTGAGTTTAAGCCAAGATGAATGAGACGAGTCGAAAGTCGCGTCGCGTCACGTCAAGTCGAAAGCCGGGCATGACAGAATCGTATAAGAGAAtcgttatatatattttcccattttttttcttgtttgtcgCTATTTTTGCTATTAGCTTTCATTTTTtggccaaatgcaaatgattaTTGATGGAAATTTTGTGTCAAAATTGCGTAttccaatttataaaatatccTCCCACACGTATCTATGAATACCTTTGTATGGCGCTTATttactcaaacacacacacagagatataTGATGATCCCCAAATGGTGAGACAGATATTTAATTAATCTTTGAAAGCAAAATACGATTTCcataattatacaatttttgaatAGCACTACGAGTATGTTCTGTAATTTAGTAGTTAATTATTTGattgtatttacaacaatttctAAAACTAAACACCcctatttaaaatgtattaaacttaaaatatatgctcttatataatttacaactaaatcaaatgtattaaaacaaattaaccacaaagaaagaaaaagatcgaaaacaaacaaaaaaacaaaaaaaaagatattttaaGTGCAGCAGCTCTGCAACTTACCCCTCAACAACTAAAATCGAAAATCATTCTAATTTAatcgaaataataatacagaaagcataaataataatttttcaaaatattaaaaatcgCTTTGTCTTATTTTCTTCGGACTTGCACTACTAATtaaacacccacacacacacacacacctctgACAACTTGTTGTTAAATTAAACACGTAATTTAACTGTCAAGTTGATCGAAGGATGATTAACAAGAGCCTCAGTCTTTTATGGCAACTAGTATCTACATAATTATATACACGTATCATACATATCATGTATATAATCAATGTTGGGTAGCGGCAACAACCAAATAATGTCTAATTAGTTAACTACACTCTAAATACTTAAATGAGAACAATGCGATTTATTAATTGTTGTGTGAAATTtcgatataataaataataattttatgtttattcatGGCACAAGATGAAATGAGCTGTACAAGagatttctattttatttggcGAACAGTGCAAGGTTTTTCTGCAGTTAACTTGCCTCAGTTTTACTTGCCTCATTTTCTCAGTTAGACTGtcaaattttatacaaatataactaaaattttaaatataaagacGAGCCATGCAGTTTGGCCAAAATCTACGCTCACGTGTCGAAGATAATCCCAACTTTGAAGATGACAGTTCTAGACGTGCATTCATTTCGAAAGTGTGCTGCATATTGGCTGTAAGTAGTTAAATCACGTATACGCCCATTGTGTCCACCAAAATAAAGGGAATCAACTCGATTTATGGCAGTTTCAACTGGCGATCACTGCGGGTATTACGTGCATCTTTGTCTTTGTGGAGAGTGCCAATCTATGGTTGCGAGAGCACATCTGGATTACGTTTATTGCCATCGGGATATTCATGATTCTTTCCATGGTGCTGATGTGTTACATTCAAGTGGCGCGCAAAGTGCCCATCAATTACATACTGTTGATACTCTGCACTGTGAGCATGTCGATTATGGTTAGCGCTAGCTGCCTCTGGCATGAACCAATGCAGGTGAGTACTAGATTCACTTTCTAGGCTTAATTATTTACACTCGACTCCGCTCTCAGATTCTCACAGCAGTGGGCATTACGGCTGCCGTCTGCATAGCCCTTGCATTGTTCGCCGCCTTTGCTCCTTGGGATTTCACGGGTTGTGGTCCATTTTTATGTATACTGATGCTCGTCCTCGTCCTGCTGGGCATTGTCAATATTTTCGTACATTCTCGCACCTTGCTTTGGATCATCGTTTGTGTTGGCATCCTCTTATTCTCCATGTATCTGGTCTACGATGTCCAGATGATGGTCGGCGGGCACAAGAACCAATACAGCGAGGAAGATTACATAGTCGCTGCCTTGTGCATTTACATCGATGTCGTGCAGATGTTCCTATACATTCTAATGTTGCTAGGTCTACTTGACGAATAAGTTatagaaatgtttttaataagtattcttaaatgaatatagtattatagtagtaaaaaataaaatcagaagtGAGAAATTGGTATAGGTTTCACTGATATCAGGAGGAAAACACTTTACTATGGTGTATAGACCCGTAGTTTATGTGATTTATTGTTGGCTACTTTCCGCGACTGCGAACTTCAAAAATGTACCAGATCGCCaagtgaaataccaggcgaacagaaatCAGCAACAAGCCGCATTACAGAAAGTTAttcaaacatttaaaaaagtgttgcctatCTCAAAGGCGCAgtaattatatgtatgtatatgcaaataCTTTCAGTATAATGCCTACCTTAGACAATCCTATATTTTGTAATGCAGATCGTTGAAGTCCGTCTCTGCGATCACAGCAATatgtgtcctttgaaaatgctgcAGGATTTGTCCaagatatagcttgttttcgaaaaaggacGTTTTTTTACCGGCCATATCTCAGCCAAATCCTGAAGGATATCGAaaggaaatatatttttgtgatcAGTAAAGCTAAGATTATCGATTGGCTATCAAAGATTTTATGGATCTTCTTGAAAATTTCGACCGAAAATTCTGTAAGGGGGAGGCATGGAAAATTGTCAAAAACTCCGAAAATTCACTGTATCTCggccatttgaaggacgatcgcGATGTCCTTTGGTACAACGATAGCTCTAACtaatacaaaccgattgaaaTACTAGcaaggacgaatgtcctgcaAGCATCCAAATTAAAAGgacttttttaaatacagaaaaaagtGTATATCTCGGCCATGTCCTGTCTGATCCTTGCGAGTCCTGTGTCAAACGAAAGCCCTTCATGGGACCTATCATCCTGACAAAGGACATTCAAATCGTCCTTGTGGTTTTCGAGTTATCCTGTAATTCGCAAATTTTACCCTTTTCGCTTGAGCGGCAGaccaaaaaatttcaagtgtttGATTCTTAGATGAcccaatatttttttgatgccgatcgaaAGGGTTCATCATTGCAATCCTAGCAATATATCTCCCTTCAAAATGCGACAAGATATGGCCGATTTCGGCCTAATTTTGTTATCTACATAAATCGTTTTATTATGcgctcctaaaagtatgcaat
This DNA window, taken from Drosophila nasuta strain 15112-1781.00 chromosome 2L, ASM2355853v1, whole genome shotgun sequence, encodes the following:
- the LOC132783393 gene encoding uncharacterized protein LOC132783393 isoform X1, giving the protein MRHLIMTPTSLSMSTPTLSSLHHQRMSLQSQSQLQLQLALQSQSQSPSPLTPHSASPSSFFGASSSSSSPKFPANYERSEKIKLKRVLGLTVCSNAALDVSPISGLLAYPAGCTVVLFNAKRQTQAYLVNTSRKAFTSVAFSRCGRFVATGECGINPAIKVWELETPNGNLEQCSGGSVVAEFVDHKYAVTCVAFSPTGKYLVSVGSQHDMIVNVFDWRANLKMASNKISSKVAAVCFAEDGSYFVTVGNRHVKYWYLEGGRKYKDPIPLMGRSAILGDLRDNDFCAVACGKGICSESTYAITRQGHLVEFSSRRLLDKWVLCRTSNANCICVNERFILVGCAESIIRIFNAATLEYVTTLPRTHYLGVDVAQGIQINHIMSVPQQAKFPDCIAMVFDEQRSKVSCVYNDHSLYIWDLRDISRVGKSHSFLYHSTCIWGVETVPYNLEREPSQTLPEDCFVTCSSDDTIRVWGLDSCANNEIYRKNIYSKELLKIIYSDDELQYIKDQGSSLFDKAGNSSYDGRNGVRCIKISPELQHLASGDRCGNIRVYSLQNLKLLTIIEAHESEVLCLEYSNEKIERKLLASASRDRLIHVFDVSQNYLLLQTLDDHSSSITSIKFVGAGLNFQMISCGADKSIMFRSFQGNIFMRGTNTSGKTTLYDMEVDSNAKHILTACQDRNVRVYGTQNAKQTKTFKGSHSDEGSLIKLSLDPSGIYVATSCTDKTLAVYDYYSSECMARMYGHSELVTGLKFTNDCRHLISASGDGCIFIWQVPHDMIVTMQARMSQQRLRSGHAPLQRPLAPISPPDAIVLESPTSELEHQQHAPKFAVPHAEPNRNAYQLSDVGQLPQWAMRKTATDSDSGALSIPTPVVSGGAAPLHAASSMGNLSSSPSQQLGVAPRARGRWAQRSSQLDTEDQRSNSESPLGTVSSVGGHSAHNVQTSDYNSASSKDIMYNQTYLSEDSSIDSGMETRRELKFIGSNNNGTIPIPASVTSANNGNLGVPQQQRLLPDKRKPGMRFDTHSHDHDGDIEDISDGERTSSEHGMFYNNLAPSTPTDFKVTAMNEDELRKSVRRQKFEKSGLQLPPASGNGSTHTASTGTGTGTSDTEDEGSTPSAENAERSLASTLGGSSENLQQGRDSFLHAALPEGPGLLLERGATSRRSISAKHNTENGKGGVAAPPTITKSYTSTKKEELLQVINKVKQQLENGTRKNGIKKLNAIAEVGHRPLRGSHSISDLSLAANLDGSRSAGASRYSKPAVPSHEPSQYHSIRANPTQPSQQSPQLPQQPTVPPPQQQQELAPQYFNCAAPKSKLQQNFQTMRQVQQHYPPYPHHVGVHQIHPPPGVPFATSNAPSSRPYSAQTAPRLGAAAKRNPAGNNRRTPSILKHYKSCPVSPVHEEVEWSAEQDHHHRVVPVEPKRHSVYADDARTILDMIHADTEKMIDEITRKYGDLDDLPMQMPALPNSCSMPANLRGLGSTGDSTPTASTPPRGRTQYTTQYVYREIYQCERKVSLSDILKPEQFAATQQRLEEARFLETQRHSSASFFLSSAGQLPHELSQESLLSDGGSYCNSLESVLSDESDCKSAPLEPPQRPMQAMQCHAGIRNFILHGPVSKSYGNSPNTYGNFDYYMRQQAAATAATYDSFDVTGYNLNPLKPLPNSKTYPRLAQAPTTVEHIPTMRSKNKQYNSGVNKSLSTDFAQQRQQRNSNPLAQNQTRSSNGEPLFVRKPLKPKPPIPAKPQNLVSTLSSVEKKQQQPVSSSRTASVVRQFEHNLQKFEREKQRSQQRSTPAMRSSVSSGALATHSCLKKVSRFDTSESGRRATSVRQKTRPKISVRFNTVSQIKYTPSAKRNACNSNEQETEMELDTGALVGSLPSDYGGERSFEMYFAENGNAPENLEHMQSLKLYTKPQLQAVVDEIQQERQQERAKHKKNMDNAERSSSTSHQCQNIAAKIDIIEKLIAMEERKMEQIRLATETRLRPFACNSKQKGYVKSLTMNFDMLARSHDPPDDEQQQQQSGLEPGPDADLCAYARHIRRNCSLPDVLESADGFGYGNDVELAREVIADDDDQDDDRNDRDEDKHQLEDMEGNPKMLNPMPIEESSSSIRRACSLSDLHMGNFGKPSKSNGSSQKAATPHRNGNINRSTSKRNSLQGKSGLGASSNSMNVLNQASDSEQEDSNRLRSAANGQNRNNGPIAANRQYGNKSNNTNSNRRKMPNFNGGTNLQDDSSSEETPNNVASNKPVVPPRPRNLGFDHKTKLIVNSPGNVAKQRVAGAEDYDGEDPEAQVHNVINKLYTTTQAAMKLHANLKNSLLLKELENAVIMSHNMLGNITYNRQNERLLSNQGNNHAGSGGIQGGGGDNGGGINHEQDNGDYLMMVNNCADLLSNLRTKNKPDDCENNS
- the LOC132783393 gene encoding uncharacterized protein LOC132783393 isoform X7 — its product is MFAPRNSSPVAIYGKEDVAAYEIKLKRVLGLTVCSNAALDVSPISGLLAYPAGCTVVLFNAKRQTQAYLVNTSRKAFTSVAFSRCGRFVATGECGINPAIKVWELETPNGNLEQCSGGSVVAEFVDHKYAVTCVAFSPTGKYLVSVGSQHDMIVNVFDWRANLKMASNKISSKVAAVCFAEDGSYFVTVGNRHVKYWYLEGGRKYKDPIPLMGRSAILGDLRDNDFCAVACGKGICSESTYAITRQGHLVEFSSRRLLDKWVLCRTSNANCICVNERFILVGCAESIIRIFNAATLEYVTTLPRTHYLGVDVAQGIQINHIMSVPQQAKFPDCIAMVFDEQRSKVSCVYNDHSLYIWDLRDISRVGKSHSFLYHSTCIWGVETVPYNLEREPSQTLPEDCFVTCSSDDTIRVWGLDSCANNEIYRKNIYSKELLKIIYSDDELQYIKDQGSSLFDKAGNSSYDGRNGVRCIKISPELQHLASGDRCGNIRVYSLQNLKLLTIIEAHESEVLCLEYSNEKIERKLLASASRDRLIHVFDVSQNYLLLQTLDDHSSSITSIKFVGAGLNFQMISCGADKSIMFRSFQGNIFMRGTNTSGKTTLYDMEVDSNAKHILTACQDRNVRVYGTQNAKQTKTFKGSHSDEGSLIKLSLDPSGIYVATSCTDKTLAVYDYYSSECMARMYGHSELVTGLKFTNDCRHLISASGDGCIFIWQVPHDMIVTMQARMSQQRLRSGHAPLQRPLAPISPPDAIVLESPTSELEHQQHAPKFAVPHAEPNRNAYQLSDVGQLPQWAMRKTATDSDSGALSIPTPVVSGGAAPLHAASSMGNLSSSPSQQLGVAPRARGRWAQRSSQLDTEDQRSNSESPLGTVSSVGGHSAHNVQTSDYNSASSKDIMYNQTYLSEDSSIDSGMETRRELKFIGSNNNGTIPIPASVTSANNGNLGVPQQQRLLPDKRKPGMRFDTHSHDHDGDIEDISDGERTSSEHGMFYNNLAPSTPTDFKVTAMNEDELRKSVRRQKFEKSGLQLPPASGNGSTHTASTGTGTGTSDTEDEGSTPSAENAERSLASTLGGSSENLQQGRDSFLHAALPEGPGLLLERGATSRRSISAKHNTENGKGGVAAPPTITKSYTSTKKEELLQVINKVKQQLENGTRKNGIKKLNAIAEVGHRPLRGSHSISDLSLAANLDGSRSAGASRYSKPAVPSHEPSQYHSIRANPTQPSQQSPQLPQQPTVPPPQQQQELAPQYFNCAAPKSKLQQNFQTMRQVQQHYPPYPHHVGVHQIHPPPGVPFATSNAPSSRPYSAQTAPRLGAAAKRNPAGNNRRTPSILKHYKSCPVSPVHEEVEWSAEQDHHHRVVPVEPKRHSVYADDARTILDMIHADTEKMIDEITRKYGDLDDLPMQMPALPNSCSMPANLRGLGSTGDSTPTASTPPRGRTQYTTQYVYREIYQCERKVSLSDILKPEQFAATQQRLEEARFLETQRHSSASFFLSSAGQLPHELSQESLLSDGGSYCNSLESVLSDESDCKSAPLEPPQRPMQAMQCHAGIRNFILHGPVSKSYGNSPNTYGNFDYYMRQQAAATAATYDSFDVTGYNLNPLKPLPNSKTYPRLAQAPTTVEHIPTMRSKNKQYNSGVNKSLSTDFAQQRQQRNSNPLAQNQTRSSNGEPLFVRKPLKPKPPIPAKPQNLVSTLSSVEKKQQQPVSSSRTASVVRQFEHNLQKFEREKQRSQQRSTPAMRSSVSSGALATHSCLKKVSRFDTSESGRRATSVRQKTRPKISVRFNTVSQIKYTPSAKRNACNSNEQETEMELDTGALVGSLPSDYGGERSFEMYFAENGNAPENLEHMQSLKLYTKPQLQAVVDEIQQERQQERAKHKKNMDNAERSSSTSHQCQNIAAKIDIIEKLIAMEERKMEQIRLATETRLRPFACNSKQKGYVKSLTMNFDMLARSHDPPDDEQQQQQSGLEPGPDADLCAYARHIRRNCSLPDVLESADGFGYGNDVELAREVIADDDDQDDDRNDRDEDKHQLEDMEGNPKMLNPMPIEESSSSIRRACSLSDLHMGNFGKPSKSNGSSQKAATPHRNGNINRSTSKRNSLQGKSGLGASSNSMNVLNQASDSEQEDSNRLRSAANGQNRNNGPIAANRQYGNKSNNTNSNRRKMPNFNGGTNLQDDSSSEETPNNVASNKPVVPPRPRNLGFDHKTKLIVNSPGNVAKQRVAGAEDYDGEDPEAQVHNVINKLYTTTQAAMKLHANLKNSLLLKELENAVIMSHNMLGNITYNRQNERLLSNQGNNHAGSGGIQGGGGDNGGGINHEQDNGDYLMMVNNCADLLSNLRTKNKPDDCENNS